In Streptomyces sp. SN-593, a single genomic region encodes these proteins:
- the rimM gene encoding ribosome maturation factor RimM (Essential for efficient processing of 16S rRNA) has translation MQLVVGRIGRAHGIKGEVSVEVRTDEPELRLAPGAVLATDPAATGPLTIATGRVHSGRLMLRFEGVTDRNGAEALRGTMLIAEVDPDQTPEDPEEFYDHQLIDLDVVTVDGREIGRIAEITHLPYQDLLVVARTEGGEVLVPFVTEIVPEIDLEQQRAVIDPPPGLLDEAEVQVAGTRKAAGPAEGGASGGNEGVPGRDGSAPGGGGGASGEVGGASGGGGA, from the coding sequence GTGCAGCTCGTAGTCGGCCGGATCGGCCGCGCCCACGGCATCAAGGGCGAGGTGAGCGTCGAAGTGCGCACCGACGAGCCGGAGCTGCGGCTCGCGCCCGGCGCCGTACTCGCCACCGACCCGGCCGCGACCGGGCCGCTGACCATCGCCACCGGCCGGGTGCACAGCGGCCGCCTGATGCTGCGCTTCGAGGGCGTCACCGACCGCAACGGCGCCGAGGCGCTGCGCGGAACCATGCTGATCGCCGAGGTCGACCCGGACCAGACCCCGGAGGACCCCGAGGAGTTCTACGACCACCAGCTGATCGACCTCGACGTGGTGACCGTGGACGGACGCGAGATCGGCCGGATCGCCGAGATCACGCACCTGCCCTACCAGGACCTGCTGGTGGTGGCGCGTACCGAAGGCGGCGAGGTGCTGGTGCCGTTCGTCACGGAGATCGTGCCCGAGATCGACCTGGAGCAGCAGCGGGCCGTGATCGACCCGCCGCCCGGGCTGCTGGACGAGGCGGAGGTGCAGGTGGCCGGCACGCGGAAGGCGGCCGGGCCGGCCGAGGGCGGTGCTTCCGGGGGGAACGAGGGCGTCCCCGGGCGGGACGGCTCCGCGCCCGGCGGGGGCGGCGGTGCTTCCGGTGAGGTCGGCGGCGCTTCCGGCGGAGGCGGCGCCTGA
- the rpsP gene encoding 30S ribosomal protein S16, with protein MAVKIKLKRLGKIRAPHYRIVVADSRTRRDGRAIEEIGLYHPVQNPSRIEVDSDRAQHWLSVGAQPTEPVLAILKLTGDWQKFKGEPAPAPLLQPEPKADKRALFEAAAKDTADEPKGEAITPKAKKADKKADDAEATASAESTGA; from the coding sequence GTGGCAGTCAAGATCAAGCTGAAGCGCCTGGGCAAGATCCGCGCGCCTCACTACCGCATCGTCGTCGCCGACTCCCGTACCCGCCGTGACGGCCGGGCCATCGAGGAGATCGGCCTGTACCACCCGGTGCAGAACCCCTCGCGCATCGAGGTCGACTCCGACCGCGCGCAGCACTGGCTCTCCGTCGGCGCGCAGCCGACCGAGCCCGTGCTCGCCATCCTGAAGCTCACCGGCGACTGGCAGAAGTTCAAGGGCGAGCCCGCCCCGGCCCCGCTGCTCCAGCCGGAGCCGAAGGCCGACAAGCGCGCGCTGTTCGAGGCCGCTGCCAAGGACACCGCCGACGAGCCGAAGGGTGAGGCGATCACCCCCAAGGCCAAGAAGGCTGACAAGAAGGCCGACGACGCCGAGGCCACCGCCTCGGCCGAGTCCACCGGGGCCTGA
- the trmD gene encoding tRNA (guanosine(37)-N1)-methyltransferase TrmD has product MRIDVVTIFPEYLEPLNVSLVGKARAAGRLDVRVHDLRGWAHDRHNTVDDTPYGGGPGMVMMTGPWGEALDQTLADGYEQGAHDPVLVVPTPSGRPFTQETAVELSRCPWLVFTPARYEGIDSRVTAEYATRMPVHEVSIGDYVLAGGEAAVLVVTEAVARLLPGVLGNAQSHADDSFAPGAMADLLEGPVYTKPPTWRGRGIPDVLLSGHHGKVARWRRDEALRRTVAHRPDLVERADPAAFDRKDREMLSILGWQPGPDGRFGRNPDAVEE; this is encoded by the coding sequence ATGCGGATCGACGTCGTCACGATCTTCCCCGAGTACCTCGAACCGCTGAACGTCTCCCTGGTCGGCAAGGCGCGCGCGGCCGGCCGCCTCGACGTCCGCGTGCACGACCTGCGCGGCTGGGCGCACGACCGCCACAACACCGTGGACGACACCCCCTACGGGGGCGGCCCCGGCATGGTGATGATGACCGGCCCCTGGGGCGAGGCCCTCGACCAGACCCTCGCCGACGGCTACGAGCAGGGCGCCCACGACCCGGTCCTGGTCGTGCCCACCCCCAGCGGCCGCCCCTTCACCCAGGAGACCGCGGTCGAACTGTCCCGGTGCCCCTGGCTGGTCTTCACCCCCGCGCGCTACGAGGGCATCGACAGCCGCGTCACCGCCGAGTACGCCACCAGGATGCCGGTCCACGAGGTCTCCATCGGCGACTATGTCCTGGCCGGCGGCGAGGCCGCGGTCCTGGTCGTCACCGAGGCCGTCGCCCGGCTGCTGCCCGGCGTGCTCGGCAACGCGCAGTCGCACGCGGACGACTCCTTCGCCCCCGGCGCCATGGCCGACCTGCTGGAGGGCCCGGTCTACACCAAGCCGCCGACCTGGCGCGGCCGCGGCATCCCCGACGTGCTGCTCAGCGGCCACCACGGGAAGGTCGCCCGCTGGCGCCGCGACGAGGCGCTGCGCCGTACCGTCGCCCACCGGCCCGACCTGGTCGAGCGGGCCGACCCCGCGGCCTTCGACAGGAAGGACCGCGAGATGCTCAGCATCCTGGGCTGGCAGCCCGGCCCCGACGGCCGATTTGGGCGCAACCCCGACGCCGTGGAAGAATGA
- a CDS encoding GNAT family N-acetyltransferase, which translates to MRISIREPRAGDAEAHRAAVLRSAAHLSPWNPVEPDALPELLRRQGAGLRTYLIVDDDEAGQVGGAGGIVGTCNVANIVLGRFRNAALGYDSYLPYAGTGRMTPGLRLVVDRCFGARPQGLGLHRLEINIQPDNDRSLAMARRLGFRHEGFSPRMLFINDAWRDHERFALTAEEWRGP; encoded by the coding sequence ATGCGTATTTCGATCCGCGAGCCCCGGGCGGGGGACGCCGAGGCCCACCGCGCCGCCGTGCTGCGATCCGCGGCCCACCTGAGCCCGTGGAACCCGGTCGAGCCGGACGCGCTGCCCGAACTGCTGCGGCGGCAGGGCGCCGGCCTGCGGACGTACCTGATCGTCGACGACGACGAGGCCGGGCAGGTCGGCGGAGCGGGCGGGATCGTCGGCACCTGCAACGTCGCCAACATCGTGCTGGGCCGCTTCCGCAACGCGGCGCTCGGCTACGACAGCTACCTGCCGTACGCGGGCACCGGGCGGATGACGCCCGGGCTGCGGCTGGTGGTCGACCGCTGCTTCGGCGCCCGGCCGCAGGGTCTCGGGCTGCACCGGCTGGAGATCAACATCCAGCCCGACAACGACCGCTCGCTGGCGATGGCCCGGCGGCTCGGCTTCCGCCACGAGGGCTTCTCGCCGCGCATGCTGTTCATCAACGACGCCTGGCGGGACCACGAGAGGTTCGCGCTCACCGCCGAGGAGTGGCGCGGCCCTTAG
- a CDS encoding [protein-PII] uridylyltransferase codes for MTDSVEAEGHGYAAARLHLLTEEGRSGPPRRAALATLTDRWLAGLATEAARETGTTGWALVAVGGYGRGELSPRSDLDLLLLHDSPQPVAPLADRLWYPVWDLGLALDHSVRTPEEARKTAADDLKVQLGLLDARHVAGDAALTSALRSTVLADWRNQAPKRLPELREMCAERAERQGELSYLLEPDLKEARGGLRDATALRAVAASWLADAPREGLEEARTRLLDTRDALHLVTGRATDRLALQEQDQIAEALDLPDADALLRQVYEAARRISYASDVTWREVARVLRARESRPRRRGLLGRGRTPSSQTAAERVPLAEGVVEQEGEAVLALAARPERDPVLPLRAAAAAAQAGLPLSLHAVRRLAAAARPLPVPWPAEAREQLLTLLGAGESAVPVWEALEAEGLVTRLIPDWERVRCRPQRNAVHRFTVDRHLVEAAVQASGLTRRVGRPDLLLTAALLHDIGKGWPGDHSEAGEVIARDVAARIGFGAADAETLALLVRHHLLLIDTATRRDLDDPETVRTVAEAVRDTSTLELLAALTEADALATGPAAWSTWRASLLADLVERVAGALDTGDLPDSADREPTAEEERLAIEAARTRGPVLALHARAEPEPEGDAQDEALGVELLLAVPDRPGLLAHAAGVLALHRLTVRAADLRAVDPVGEGPVALLSWRVSAEYGALPEAARLRADLARAFDGSLDIEARLAEREAAYPRRRGVVPPPPRVTIAPGHTSQTATVLEVRAHDAPGLLHRIGLALTATAVTVRSARISTLGANAVDAFYLVGKDGDPLPPARAAEVAHQVEAALR; via the coding sequence GTGACCGACAGCGTCGAAGCGGAAGGCCACGGCTACGCGGCGGCCCGGCTGCACCTCCTCACCGAGGAGGGGCGGTCCGGGCCGCCGCGCCGTGCCGCCCTGGCCACCCTCACGGACCGGTGGCTGGCCGGCCTGGCCACCGAGGCCGCCCGGGAGACCGGCACCACCGGCTGGGCACTGGTCGCGGTCGGCGGCTACGGCCGCGGCGAGCTGTCCCCGCGCAGCGACCTCGACCTGCTGCTCCTGCACGACTCCCCGCAGCCCGTCGCCCCCCTCGCCGACCGCCTCTGGTACCCGGTGTGGGACCTCGGACTCGCCCTCGACCACTCCGTCCGGACCCCGGAGGAGGCCCGCAAGACCGCCGCCGACGACCTGAAGGTCCAGCTCGGCCTGCTCGACGCGCGGCACGTCGCCGGCGACGCCGCCCTCACCTCCGCGCTGCGCAGCACCGTCCTCGCCGACTGGCGCAACCAGGCCCCGAAGCGGCTGCCCGAGCTGCGCGAGATGTGCGCCGAGCGCGCCGAGCGCCAGGGCGAGCTGTCGTACCTGCTCGAACCCGACCTCAAGGAGGCCCGCGGCGGCCTGCGCGACGCCACCGCACTGCGCGCCGTCGCCGCCTCCTGGCTCGCCGACGCCCCCCGCGAAGGGCTGGAAGAGGCCCGTACCCGGCTGCTCGACACCCGCGACGCCCTGCACCTGGTCACCGGCCGCGCCACCGACCGGCTCGCCCTCCAGGAGCAGGACCAGATCGCCGAGGCCCTCGACCTGCCCGACGCCGACGCCCTGCTGCGCCAGGTCTACGAGGCCGCCCGCCGCATCTCCTACGCCTCCGACGTGACCTGGCGCGAGGTCGCCCGGGTCCTGCGGGCCCGCGAGTCCCGCCCGCGCCGCCGCGGCCTGCTCGGGCGCGGCCGCACCCCCAGCTCCCAGACGGCCGCCGAGCGGGTCCCGCTCGCCGAGGGCGTCGTGGAGCAGGAGGGCGAGGCGGTCCTCGCGCTGGCCGCCAGGCCCGAGCGCGACCCCGTGCTGCCGCTGCGCGCGGCCGCCGCGGCCGCCCAGGCCGGCCTGCCGCTGTCCCTGCACGCGGTACGGCGCCTCGCGGCCGCCGCCCGGCCGCTGCCCGTGCCGTGGCCGGCCGAGGCCCGCGAGCAGCTCCTCACGCTGCTGGGGGCGGGCGAGTCCGCCGTACCGGTCTGGGAGGCCCTGGAGGCCGAGGGACTGGTCACCCGGCTCATCCCCGACTGGGAGCGGGTCCGCTGCCGGCCGCAGCGCAACGCCGTGCACCGCTTCACCGTCGACCGGCACCTGGTGGAGGCGGCCGTCCAGGCGTCCGGCCTCACCCGCCGGGTCGGCCGCCCCGACCTGCTGCTGACCGCGGCCCTCCTGCACGACATCGGCAAGGGCTGGCCCGGCGACCACAGCGAGGCGGGCGAGGTGATCGCCCGCGACGTCGCCGCCCGGATCGGCTTCGGGGCCGCCGACGCGGAGACCCTCGCCCTGCTGGTCCGCCACCACCTGCTGCTCATCGACACCGCGACCCGCCGCGACCTGGACGACCCCGAGACCGTCCGCACCGTCGCCGAGGCCGTCCGCGACACCTCCACCCTCGAACTGCTCGCCGCCCTCACCGAGGCGGACGCGCTGGCCACCGGGCCCGCCGCGTGGAGCACTTGGCGCGCCTCCCTGCTCGCCGACCTGGTGGAGCGGGTGGCCGGCGCCCTGGACACCGGGGACCTGCCCGACAGCGCCGACCGCGAGCCCACCGCCGAGGAGGAGCGGCTGGCGATCGAGGCGGCCCGCACCCGCGGCCCGGTCCTGGCCCTGCACGCCAGGGCCGAGCCGGAACCCGAGGGCGACGCGCAGGACGAGGCGCTCGGCGTCGAACTGCTCCTGGCGGTGCCCGACCGGCCCGGCCTGCTCGCGCACGCCGCCGGGGTGCTGGCACTGCACCGGCTCACCGTGCGCGCCGCCGACCTGCGCGCGGTCGATCCGGTGGGGGAGGGGCCCGTGGCGCTGCTGAGCTGGCGGGTGTCGGCGGAGTACGGCGCGCTGCCCGAGGCCGCGCGGCTGCGGGCCGACCTCGCCCGCGCCTTCGACGGCTCCCTCGACATCGAGGCGCGGCTCGCCGAGCGGGAGGCCGCCTACCCGCGGCGGCGCGGTGTGGTGCCGCCGCCGCCCCGGGTCACCATCGCCCCCGGGCACACCTCGCAGACCGCCACCGTGCTGGAGGTGCGCGCCCACGACGCCCCCGGCCTGCTGCACCGCATCGGCCTCGCGCTGACCGCGACCGCCGTCACGGTGCGCTCGGCGCGCATCTCCACCCTGGGCGCCAACGCGGTCGACGCCTTCTACCTCGTCGGGAAGGACGGCGACCCGCTCCCGCCGGCCCGCGCGGCCGAGGTGGCGCACCAGGTCGAGGCCGCCCTGCGGTGA
- a CDS encoding DUF402 domain-containing protein, whose translation MPTPSAPLSPGTPAVVRLLKAGREKVRYDAAVRFDDGVRVTVTAPWSLPTVRDFGFVRFAPGDTFTEHYWRDRWYAVKEVRDPAGAMKGWYCDVTRPVVVRGATLLSEDLDLDLWVSADGSEVLRLDEDEFAASGLAGRDPDAARAAVRALDELERVARGGGPASLL comes from the coding sequence ATGCCGACGCCCTCCGCTCCCCTGTCCCCCGGTACCCCCGCCGTCGTCCGCCTGCTCAAGGCCGGACGGGAGAAGGTCCGCTACGACGCCGCCGTGCGCTTCGACGACGGCGTCCGGGTGACCGTCACCGCGCCCTGGTCGCTGCCGACCGTCCGCGACTTCGGCTTCGTCCGCTTCGCACCCGGCGACACCTTCACCGAGCACTACTGGCGCGACCGCTGGTACGCGGTCAAGGAGGTGCGCGACCCGGCCGGCGCCATGAAGGGCTGGTACTGCGACGTCACCCGCCCGGTCGTCGTGCGGGGCGCCACGCTGCTCTCCGAGGACCTGGACCTCGACCTGTGGGTGTCCGCCGACGGTTCCGAGGTGCTGCGGCTGGACGAGGACGAGTTCGCGGCGAGCGGGCTGGCCGGGCGGGACCCGGACGCCGCGAGGGCGGCGGTACGCGCGCTCGACGAGTTGGAGCGGGTGGCCCGGGGCGGCGGGCCGGCCTCCCTGCTGTGA
- a CDS encoding SAM-dependent methyltransferase → MTATLYRGSRPDARGRARDWAEIQERMLVPLYDAVYDRLEVGAGTRLLGLACGSGLALMLASARGAAVTGHDRDGERLALARERLAARERDRPPERRTRLLAGELRLADLRGRPATPAPVGGAAVPAPPPRGRTDTPARGYDVVTAFEPAAPAGELGPALAAVARGSRPGSAVVLAGWGPPERCATSRVLGIATRLAEPRAGAAPAPRLSGRDDLEDLARTAGLRPDGSGRVACPFGYPDLPSAVRGLLSTGLFDAAVAATDSQQVDKELAEALHPYRRPDGSVRMENVFRYLIARV, encoded by the coding sequence ATGACGGCTACGCTCTATCGCGGTTCCAGGCCGGACGCCCGGGGCAGGGCACGGGACTGGGCGGAGATCCAGGAGCGGATGCTCGTACCGCTCTACGACGCGGTGTACGACCGGCTGGAGGTCGGCGCCGGCACCCGGCTGCTCGGCCTGGCCTGCGGCAGCGGGCTGGCCCTGATGCTCGCCTCCGCGCGGGGCGCCGCCGTCACCGGCCACGACCGTGACGGCGAGCGGCTGGCCCTGGCCCGCGAGCGGCTGGCGGCCCGCGAGCGCGACCGCCCGCCGGAGCGGCGCACCCGGCTGCTGGCGGGGGAGCTGCGCCTGGCGGACCTGCGCGGCCGCCCGGCGACTCCCGCCCCCGTCGGCGGCGCCGCGGTGCCGGCGCCCCCGCCCCGCGGCCGGACCGACACCCCCGCCCGCGGCTACGACGTCGTCACCGCCTTCGAGCCCGCCGCGCCCGCCGGCGAACTCGGCCCCGCGCTCGCCGCGGTGGCGCGCGGTTCGCGCCCCGGCAGCGCCGTCGTGCTGGCCGGCTGGGGCCCGCCCGAGCGCTGCGCCACCTCCCGGGTGCTGGGCATCGCCACGCGGCTGGCCGAGCCCCGCGCCGGGGCGGCCCCCGCCCCGCGGCTCAGCGGCCGCGACGACCTGGAGGACCTGGCCCGGACGGCCGGGCTGCGGCCGGACGGCTCGGGGCGCGTGGCGTGCCCCTTCGGCTACCCCGACCTGCCCAGCGCCGTGCGCGGGCTGCTGTCCACCGGGCTGTTCGACGCGGCCGTCGCCGCCACCGACAGCCAGCAGGTCGACAAGGAACTCGCCGAGGCCCTGCACCCCTACCGCCGGCCCGACGGCTCGGTGCGCATGGAGAACGTCTTCCGCTACCTGATCGCCCGCGTCTGA
- the rplS gene encoding 50S ribosomal protein L19, which translates to MTNLIESVNSASLRTDVPAFRPGDTVNVHVRVIEGNRSRVQQFKGVVIRRQGAGVSETFTVRKVSFSVGVERTFPVHTPIVEKIEVVTRGDVRRAKLYYLRELRGKAAKIKEKRDN; encoded by the coding sequence ATGACCAACCTCATCGAGAGCGTCAACAGCGCGAGCCTGCGCACCGACGTGCCGGCCTTCCGCCCCGGCGACACCGTCAACGTCCACGTGCGCGTCATCGAGGGCAACCGCTCCCGTGTGCAGCAGTTCAAGGGCGTCGTCATCCGCCGCCAGGGCGCGGGCGTCAGCGAGACCTTCACGGTCCGCAAGGTCAGCTTCTCCGTCGGCGTCGAGCGCACCTTCCCGGTGCACACGCCGATCGTCGAGAAGATCGAGGTCGTCACCCGCGGCGACGTGCGCCGCGCCAAGCTGTACTACCTCCGTGAGCTGCGCGGCAAGGCCGCGAAGATCAAGGAGAAGCGCGACAACTGA
- the proS gene encoding proline--tRNA ligase has product MAKAPVLTPQADDFPRWYQDLINKAELADNGPVRGTMVIRPYGYGLWERMQADMDARIKAVGAQNAYFPLFIPQSYLTREAEHVEGFAPELAVVTHGGGKELEEPIVVRPTSETIINEYFSKWVQSYRDLPLLINQWANVVRWELRPRLFLRTTEFLWQEGHTAHATQEDAREFASRIQYDVYGDFMENVLAMDVVPGRKTVKERFAGAINTLTLEGMMGDGKALQLGTSHELGQNFAKAFNTSYLSKEGTQEHVWQTSWGSTTRMIGALVMMHGDDNGLRVPPRLAHVQVVVLAIKDDEAVVAKVREVGEKLRAAGLRVVVDDRTDTPFGRRAVDWELKGVPLRVEIGPRDLAGGTAMLARRIPGGKEPVSLDALDTVLPKALEEDQARLLQESRDRRLSRTVDVATVGEAVEAAADGWARIPWADLGAEGEAKLAEQGVSVRCLVAEDGSVPVADDAPGTVAIVARAY; this is encoded by the coding sequence ATGGCTAAGGCTCCCGTTCTCACCCCCCAGGCGGACGACTTCCCGCGCTGGTACCAGGACCTGATCAACAAGGCCGAACTGGCCGACAACGGACCGGTGCGCGGCACCATGGTGATCAGGCCGTACGGCTACGGCCTGTGGGAGCGGATGCAGGCCGACATGGACGCGCGGATCAAGGCAGTCGGTGCGCAGAACGCGTACTTCCCGCTCTTCATCCCGCAGTCCTACCTCACCCGCGAGGCCGAGCACGTGGAGGGCTTCGCGCCGGAGCTGGCGGTGGTGACCCACGGCGGCGGCAAGGAGCTGGAGGAGCCGATCGTCGTCCGGCCGACGTCCGAGACGATCATCAACGAGTACTTCTCCAAGTGGGTGCAGAGCTACCGCGACCTGCCGCTGCTGATCAACCAGTGGGCGAACGTGGTGCGCTGGGAGCTGCGGCCGCGGCTGTTCCTGCGCACCACCGAGTTCCTGTGGCAGGAGGGGCACACCGCCCACGCCACCCAGGAGGACGCCCGCGAGTTCGCCTCCCGCATCCAGTACGACGTGTACGGCGACTTCATGGAGAACGTCCTGGCGATGGACGTGGTGCCGGGCCGCAAGACCGTGAAGGAGCGGTTCGCCGGCGCGATCAACACCCTCACCCTGGAGGGGATGATGGGTGACGGCAAGGCGCTGCAACTGGGCACCAGCCACGAGTTGGGGCAGAACTTCGCGAAGGCGTTCAACACCTCCTACCTGTCCAAGGAGGGCACCCAGGAGCACGTCTGGCAGACGTCCTGGGGCAGCACGACCCGGATGATCGGCGCGCTGGTGATGATGCACGGCGACGACAACGGGCTGCGGGTGCCGCCGCGGCTGGCGCACGTGCAGGTCGTGGTGCTGGCGATCAAGGACGACGAGGCCGTCGTGGCGAAGGTGCGCGAGGTCGGCGAGAAGCTCCGCGCGGCCGGGCTGCGGGTCGTCGTGGACGACCGGACCGACACCCCGTTCGGGCGGCGCGCGGTCGACTGGGAGCTCAAGGGGGTGCCGCTGCGGGTCGAGATCGGCCCGCGCGACCTGGCCGGGGGCACCGCGATGCTGGCCCGCCGCATCCCGGGCGGCAAGGAGCCGGTCTCCCTGGACGCGCTGGACACGGTGCTGCCCAAGGCGCTGGAGGAGGACCAGGCGCGGCTGCTCCAGGAGTCCCGCGACCGCCGGCTGTCCCGGACGGTGGACGTGGCGACGGTCGGCGAGGCCGTGGAGGCCGCGGCCGACGGCTGGGCCCGCATCCCGTGGGCGGACCTCGGCGCGGAGGGCGAGGCGAAGCTGGCCGAGCAGGGCGTGTCGGTGCGCTGCCTGGTCGCCGAGGACGGCTCGGTGCCGGTCGCGGACGACGCCCCGGGCACCGTGGCGATCGTGGCCCGCGCCTACTAG
- a CDS encoding P-II family nitrogen regulator — MKLITAVVKPHRLDEIKEALQAFGVQGLTVTEASGYGRQRGHTEVYRGAEYTVDLVPKIRIEVLVEDADADELIEVVVKAARTGKIGDGKVWSLPVDTAVRVRTGERGPDAL, encoded by the coding sequence GTGAAGCTCATCACCGCCGTCGTCAAGCCGCACCGGCTCGACGAGATCAAGGAAGCCCTCCAGGCGTTCGGCGTCCAGGGCCTGACCGTCACCGAGGCCAGCGGCTACGGCCGCCAGCGCGGCCACACCGAGGTCTACCGGGGCGCGGAGTACACCGTCGACCTCGTGCCCAAGATCCGGATCGAGGTCCTCGTCGAGGACGCCGACGCCGACGAGCTCATCGAGGTCGTGGTCAAGGCGGCCCGAACGGGCAAGATCGGAGACGGGAAGGTGTGGAGCCTGCCGGTCGACACGGCCGTCCGGGTCCGCACCGGCGAGCGCGGCCCCGACGCGCTCTGA
- a CDS encoding RNA-binding protein, whose protein sequence is MLEEALEHLVKGIVDSPDDVQVGMRTLRRGSVLEVRVHPDDLGKVIGRNGRTARALRTVVGALGGRGVRVDLVDVDQVR, encoded by the coding sequence GTGCTTGAGGAGGCCCTTGAGCACCTCGTGAAGGGCATCGTCGACAGTCCTGACGATGTGCAGGTCGGTATGCGGACCCTGCGCCGGGGCAGCGTGCTCGAGGTCCGGGTGCACCCCGACGACCTCGGCAAGGTCATCGGGCGCAACGGCCGCACCGCCCGCGCGCTGCGCACCGTCGTGGGCGCCCTCGGCGGCCGCGGTGTCCGGGTCGACCTCGTCGACGTGGACCAGGTGCGCTGA
- the ffh gene encoding signal recognition particle protein, which translates to MFDTLSDRLANTFKSLRGKGRLSEADIDATARDIRIALLEADVALPAVRAFIANVKQRALGAEVSQALNPAQQVIKIVNDELVTILGGETRRLRFAKQPPTVIMLAGLQGAGKTTLAGKLGRWLKKEGHAPLLVACDLQRPNAVNQLSVVAERAGVAVYAPEPGNGVGDPVKVARDSIEFAKTQQYDIVVIDTAGRLGVDQEMMQQAADIRDVTHPDEILFVVDAMIGQDAVNTAEAFRDGVGFDGVVLSKLDGDARGGAALSIAHVTGKQIMFASNGEKLDDFDTFHPDRMASRILGMGDVLSLIEKAEQTFSQQQAEEMAAKLAKGPKEFTLDDFLAQMEQVRKMGSISKLLGMLPGMGQIKDQINNLDEKDVDRTAAIIKSMTRAERADPHIINGSRRARIAKGSGVEVSAVKSLVERFFEARKMMSRMAQGGGMPGMPGMPGMGGGPGRQKKQQKQAKGKRQSGNPMKRKAEAAAAAARREQQQQQGGPAGLPGGKDFELPDEFKKFMG; encoded by the coding sequence GTGTTCGACACTCTGTCTGATCGCCTCGCGAATACCTTCAAGAGCCTCCGGGGCAAGGGCCGCCTGAGCGAGGCGGACATCGACGCCACGGCACGCGACATCCGCATCGCGCTGCTGGAAGCCGACGTCGCGCTCCCGGCGGTGCGGGCCTTCATCGCCAACGTCAAGCAGCGGGCCCTGGGCGCCGAGGTCTCCCAGGCGCTGAACCCCGCGCAGCAGGTCATCAAGATCGTCAACGACGAGCTGGTCACGATCCTGGGCGGGGAGACCCGGCGGCTGCGCTTCGCCAAGCAGCCGCCGACCGTGATCATGCTCGCCGGCCTCCAGGGCGCCGGCAAGACGACCCTCGCGGGCAAGCTGGGCCGGTGGCTGAAGAAGGAGGGCCACGCCCCCCTGCTGGTCGCCTGCGACCTCCAGCGCCCGAACGCGGTCAACCAGCTCTCCGTGGTCGCCGAGCGGGCCGGCGTGGCGGTCTACGCGCCCGAGCCCGGCAACGGCGTGGGCGACCCGGTCAAGGTCGCCCGGGACTCCATCGAGTTCGCGAAGACCCAGCAGTACGACATCGTCGTGATCGACACCGCCGGCCGGCTCGGCGTCGACCAGGAGATGATGCAGCAGGCCGCGGACATCCGGGACGTCACGCACCCCGACGAGATCCTGTTCGTGGTCGACGCGATGATCGGCCAGGACGCGGTGAACACCGCGGAGGCGTTCCGCGACGGCGTCGGCTTCGACGGCGTGGTGCTCTCCAAGCTCGACGGCGACGCCCGCGGCGGCGCCGCCCTGTCGATCGCGCACGTGACCGGCAAGCAGATCATGTTCGCGTCCAACGGCGAGAAGCTGGACGACTTCGACACCTTCCACCCGGACCGCATGGCGTCGCGGATCCTGGGGATGGGCGACGTCCTGTCGCTGATCGAGAAGGCCGAGCAGACCTTCAGCCAGCAGCAGGCCGAGGAGATGGCCGCCAAGCTGGCGAAGGGCCCCAAGGAGTTCACGCTCGACGACTTCCTGGCGCAGATGGAGCAGGTCCGCAAGATGGGCTCCATCTCCAAGCTGCTCGGCATGCTGCCGGGCATGGGCCAGATCAAGGACCAGATCAACAACCTGGACGAGAAGGACGTCGACCGCACCGCCGCCATCATCAAGTCGATGACGCGCGCGGAGCGGGCCGACCCGCACATCATCAACGGCTCCCGCCGGGCGCGTATCGCCAAGGGCTCGGGCGTCGAGGTCAGCGCGGTCAAGAGCCTTGTGGAGCGGTTCTTCGAGGCGCGCAAGATGATGTCCCGGATGGCGCAGGGCGGCGGCATGCCGGGGATGCCCGGGATGCCGGGCATGGGCGGCGGCCCCGGCCGGCAGAAGAAGCAGCAGAAGCAGGCCAAGGGCAAGCGGCAGTCGGGCAACCCGATGAAGCGGAAGGCCGAGGCCGCCGCGGCCGCGGCCCGGCGCGAGCAGCAACAGCAGCAGGGCGGCCCCGCGGGCCTGCCCGGCGGCAAGGACTTCGAACTGCCGGACGAGTTCAAGAAGTTCATGGGCTGA